From one Streptomyces sp. CA-210063 genomic stretch:
- a CDS encoding fatty acid desaturase family protein, producing the protein MTTNTTVRPPPSETSGSDFARLSRRIADAGLLGRRPGYYAVRITVVAALYVGGWAAVALIGDSWWTLTLAGFLAVVFGQVALIAHDAAHRQVFRRRRASEASGRIAGTGVGMSYGWWQDKHTRHHANPNHEELDPDLDPDLLVWSQDQARAAKGLPRLIGRWQAFLFFPLLTLEGFNLHVSSVKALANRSFKHRTLDGTLLFAHFAVYMTVLLWLLPPGMAIAFIAVHQGLFGVYLGSLFAPNHKGMPILTGDDRPDFLRRQVLTSRNVRGGRFTDIALGGLNHQIEHHLFPSMPSPNLRKARTIVRRYCEELGVDYVETGLITSYRQALTSLHRAGAPLRRPRVPA; encoded by the coding sequence ATGACCACAAACACCACGGTCCGCCCCCCGCCCTCGGAGACGTCCGGCAGTGACTTCGCCCGATTGTCGAGAAGGATCGCTGATGCCGGCCTGCTGGGGCGCCGTCCCGGCTATTACGCAGTGCGGATCACAGTGGTGGCCGCGCTCTACGTCGGTGGGTGGGCCGCTGTCGCGCTCATCGGCGACAGTTGGTGGACGCTGACCCTCGCCGGCTTCCTGGCCGTCGTCTTCGGCCAGGTCGCCCTGATCGCCCATGACGCGGCCCACCGCCAGGTGTTCCGCCGACGCCGGGCCAGCGAAGCATCCGGCCGGATCGCCGGCACCGGCGTCGGGATGAGCTACGGATGGTGGCAGGACAAGCACACCCGCCACCACGCCAACCCCAACCACGAGGAACTCGACCCCGACCTCGACCCCGACCTGCTGGTCTGGTCCCAGGACCAGGCTCGGGCCGCCAAGGGGCTCCCCCGCCTCATCGGCCGCTGGCAGGCGTTCCTGTTCTTCCCGCTCCTCACCCTGGAGGGCTTCAACCTGCACGTGTCGAGCGTGAAGGCGCTGGCCAACCGCTCGTTCAAGCACCGAACGCTCGACGGCACCCTGCTGTTCGCGCACTTCGCGGTCTACATGACCGTCCTGCTCTGGCTGCTGCCGCCCGGCATGGCGATCGCCTTCATCGCCGTCCACCAGGGCCTGTTCGGCGTCTACCTCGGCTCCCTCTTCGCTCCGAACCACAAGGGCATGCCGATCCTGACGGGCGATGACCGCCCGGACTTCCTCCGCCGCCAGGTGCTCACCTCACGCAACGTGCGCGGCGGCCGGTTCACCGACATCGCACTGGGCGGGCTGAACCACCAGATCGAGCACCACCTGTTCCCCAGCATGCCCAGCCCCAACCTGCGCAAGGCCCGAACCATCGTCCGCCGCTACTGCGAGGAACTGGGCGTGGACTACGTCGAGACCGGGCTGATCACCTCCTACCGGCAGGCCCTCACCAGCCTCCATCGGGCCGGAGCACCACTCAGGCGCCCCCGCGTCCCGGCCTAG
- a CDS encoding Asp23/Gls24 family envelope stress response protein, translating into MTENTGVRLGAAPGSRGRTTIADVVVEKIAGMAARDVRGAYALGSGFARSMGSVRERMPGAGSGKSVTRGVSVEVGELQAAIDLELVVEYGVAITDVAAAVRESVISAVERMAGREVVEVNIMVSDVKLPDEEDEGEERQRIQ; encoded by the coding sequence ATGACTGAGAACACCGGCGTCAGGCTCGGCGCTGCGCCCGGTTCTCGCGGCCGGACGACCATCGCCGATGTGGTGGTCGAGAAGATCGCCGGAATGGCGGCACGGGACGTACGCGGCGCCTATGCCCTGGGCAGCGGATTCGCGCGCTCGATGGGGTCCGTGCGGGAGCGCATGCCTGGTGCCGGTAGTGGCAAGTCCGTCACGCGCGGGGTCAGTGTCGAGGTCGGAGAGCTGCAGGCGGCCATCGATCTGGAGCTCGTCGTCGAATATGGCGTCGCGATCACGGACGTGGCCGCTGCGGTGCGGGAGAGCGTGATCTCCGCGGTGGAGCGGATGGCGGGTCGGGAGGTCGTGGAAGTCAACATCATGGTCAGCGACGTGAAGCTGCCCGACGAGGAGGACGAAGGGGAGGAGCGGCAGCGGATCCAGTAG